A single window of Arvicola amphibius chromosome 15, mArvAmp1.2, whole genome shotgun sequence DNA harbors:
- the LOC119801977 gene encoding 60S ribosomal protein L26-like, with protein MKFNPFVTSDRSKNRKRHFNAPSHIRRKIMSSPLSKELRQKYNVRSMPIRKDDEVQVVWGHYKGQQIGKVVQVYRKKYVIYIERVQREKANGTTVDVGIHPSKVVITRLKLDKDRKKILERKAKSRQVGKEKGKYKEETIEKMQE; from the coding sequence ATGAAGTTCAATCCCTTTGTGACTTCTGACCGGAGCAAGAACCGCAAACGGCATTTCAATGCGCCTTCTCACATTCGGAGGAAGATCATGTCTTCCCCCCTTTCCAAAGAGCTGAGACAGAAGTACAATGTTCGCTCGATGCCCATTCGAAAGGATGACGAAGTTCAGGTTGTCTGGGGACACTACAAAGGCCAGCAGATTGGCAAAGTGGTCCAGGTGTACAGGAAGAAATACGTCATCTACATTGAACGGGTGCAGAGAGAAAAGGCTAATGGCACAACTGTCGACGTGGGCATCCACCCCAGCAAGGTGGTGATTACCAGGCTAAAGCTGGACAAAGACCGAAAGAAGATTCTGGAAAGGAAAGCCAAGTCTCGACaagtaggaaaggagaagggcaaaTACAAGGAAGAAACAATTGAGAAGATGCAGGAGTAG